One part of the Ranitomeya imitator isolate aRanImi1 chromosome 10, aRanImi1.pri, whole genome shotgun sequence genome encodes these proteins:
- the LOC138651019 gene encoding uncharacterized protein isoform X2 → MNFGTTQRTEFIPRPLEGRPQPYIPPDGYYQSPEEPLLNQTVYRLHYPLKEAERTMPARPPDNLRPLPASSIHHSTTNKELFKQWKAERQPLYGELPTLAGSLLFPGDTRDMKTTTQDHFVEKTLKRVEPVKASQDHLTIEGEHLMTTTHQSTFYPLPLEKKHTSKESLPKNVDKRLPVELVTKYQTDFSGGQIREPIRPAQPPPDNLTLHPFYSNDFQTVQRVTYPGWNPLLHPRPEPAQLKEELTSMDRERGGQMDGNTVTKLAFLPHEPQPKEPVKRPRSVLRPLNAKFDGTTHSRDVFKDWGIQPRCRYGDPMDGISMRSLVKLDSETTTGSTFIPKKGEPVKKHKPVKDNLELSGDQDFSTVHKETYRIPELPQCRMQVFLEQQMGTKSSLPQKSH, encoded by the exons ATGAACTTCGGTACCACGCAGAGGACCGAATTTATACCAAGGCCCCTAGAAGGACGACCTCAGCCATATATACCTCCT GATGGCTACTACCAGAGCCCGGAGGAGCCCCTACTGAACCAGACAGTATACCGTCTCCACTATCCACTCAAAGAGGCAGAGCGAACTATGCCCGCCCGTCCCCCTGATAACCTGCGTCCATTACCTGCTTCAAGTATTCACCATAGCACAACAAACAAGGAACTGTTCAAGCAATGGAAAGCGGAGCGGCAACCACTCTATGGAGAACTGCCAACTCTTGCAG GTTCTCTACTCTTTCCTGGGGATACTCGTGACATGAAAACAACAACCCAAGATCATTTTGTAGAGAAGACACTGAAGAGGGTGGAACCAGTGAAAGCTTCACAAGACCACCTGACCATTGAGG GCGAGCATTTAATGACTACAACACATCAGTCCACGTTTTATCCTCTACCGCTGGAAAAGAAACATACATCTAAGGAATCTCTTCCAAAAAATGTTGACAAGCGGCTTCCGGTGGAACTGGTGACCAAATATCAAACCGATTTCTCTGGTGGCCAAATCAGAGAGCCCATTAGGCCAGCCCAACCACCCCCTGATAACCTTACACTCCACCCATTTTACAG TAACGACTTTCAGACAGTTCAACGAGTGACATACCCTGGCTGGAATCCTTTGTTGCATCCTCGGCCAGAGCCAGCTCAGTTAAAGGAAGAGTTGACCTCCATGGACCGAGAACGGGGAGGACAGATGGATGGGAATACTGTTACAAAG CTGGCATTTCTTCCTCATGAGCCACAACCCAAGGAGCCAGTGAAAAGACCCCGATCGGTTCTCCGACCATTAAATGCAAAATTCGATGGAACAACCCACAGTAGAGATGTGTTCAAGGACTGGGGCATTCAACCCCGATGCCGCTACGGTGACCCCATGGATGGCATCTCAATGAGGTCTTTG GTGAAGCTGGATTCTGAAACCACAACAGGGAGCACTTTCATCCCTAAAAAGGGAGAGCCTGTGAAGAAGCATAAGCCGGTGAAGGACAACCTGGAGTTGAGTGGAGACCAGGACTTCTCTACTGTTCACAAGGAGACATACAG AATACCAGAACTTCCTCAATGCCGCATGCAGGTTTTTTTGGAGCAACAGATGGGAACAAAATCTTCTTTGCCACAGAAAAGCCACTGA